The following DNA comes from Bradyrhizobium manausense.
GCTCGATCAGGCACCACACGCGCTTGACGTGATTGGACGTGCTTTTCCTGACGTGATCGAGCCATGCGGCGACGCATTGTCCGGCGCGTTGATGAATGCAGGCTGCATCATTCATCCACCGCTGATCGTGATGAACGCGGGACCGATTGAGCATTTCGAGCGATGGGACATCCACAAGGAAGGAACGCAGCTCGCGATCCGGCAGGTGACTGACGCCCTCGATGGAGAGCGGATCGCCGTGCGCGAGGCGCTCGGATATGGCGCGCCGCATTTTCCGCTCGCTCATCACTACGCCAGGGAAGGCGAGATCTGGATGTACGGCCGCGGTTCGCACGATCGCCTGACTGATTCCGGCGACTGGCGCGAGCGGATCGTCCTGACCGAGCACCGCTACATGCGCGAGGATTTGCGGCTTGGGCTGTCGCTGCTGGTGTCTGTGGCTGAGCTAGCGGGGGTCGCCGCGCCGCTCGCCAAGGCTTTCCTGGCCATAGGCGGCGCAATCTGCGGCGAAGATTTTGTTCAAGGCGGCCGAACATTGGCGACGCTGGGACTTGGCAAGCTTCACAAGACCGAGTTGCAGACGCTGCTTCGCGAGGGATTCTGATCAATGGGCAGCCGCGCCAAAATTGCATGTCTCGGGGCCGGTCGCATGGGCCGCGGCATCGCCGTTGCGTTTGCCTATGCGGGCCATACGGTCACGATGATCGACATCAAAGCCCGCTCGGCGGAAGATTTCGCCGGGCTGGAAGCGGACGCGCTCGGCGAAGTCAGAAAGACCTTTGCCAGCCTCTCGAAGCTGGGGCTGCTGAACGAAACCGACGTTGATCCGCTTATCGCGCGGGTTTCCGTGGTGCCAGCAAGCCAAAGCGGCACCTCGCTGTCCGAGACCGGAATCGTATTCGAGGGCGTCCCTGAGGTCGTCGAGCTCAAACGCGAGGTGCTGGGGGCCGCTTCAAGACAGGTTGGCCCGGGGACGATCATTGCATCCACGACATCGACCATCCTCGTCGACGATCTCTCCGGTGCGATCGAAAATCCCAGCCGCTTTCTCAATGTGCACTGGCTCAATCCGGCTTATCTAATTCCATTGGTGGAAGTGTCGCCCGGCAAAGCCACCAATCCCGCCATCATCGACGAGGTCAAGGCGCTACTCGAGGGTATCGGCAAAGTGCCCGTGGTTTGCGCGGCAACGCCCGGCTTCATCGTTCCGCGCATCCAGGCGCTCGCAATGAACGAAGCCGCGCGCATGGTCGAGGAAGGCGTCGCCAGCCCGGAGGAAATCGACAAGGCGATCCGCTACGGCTTCGGGTTCCGCTATGCCGTGCTGGGGTTGCTCGAGTTCATCGATTGGGGCGGCGGGGACATTCTCTACTACGCCAGCCGGTATCTCGAAGGTGCGCTCGGCAGCGACCGCTATCGCGCGCCGGACGTTATCTCACACAACATGCACGAAGGCCGAATTGGCCTGCGCACGGGCGCAGGCTTTCTCGATTATTCAGGCATGGACGTTGACGCCTATCGCGTAAAGCGCCTTCAGGCCATGGTCGACCTGCTTCGGCACTTCGACCTCGCGCGGCCGCCGGTGCTCGACCGCAACTAACCGAAGACATCCTGGAGCACACCGTCTCGAATCACCGCGACGCCGTCAAGTTCGATGGTTGTCCCCATCATCGGCAGATCGAAATGACCCGCGGTGTAACGCCCAGCGAATTCATTGGCCCCGGTCGAGAACAGGAAGTTTCCGGAGACGGCACGGATTTCAGTGCCGTTGGTGTCGCGCTGGTCGTACATCGACAACGCCTCATAGCGCGCGCCCGGATTCATGCCAAAGCCGACATGTGACACGGCATAGGCCTCCCGATCGCCCCAGGCGGCGAGATAGGCGCGCATCATCGCGGCATCCGTGCCCTCACCTTCGAGCTCGACAACATAATCGTTCTTCAAGGTCATCCTCACCGGCGAGGTCAGATAGCGCTTGAAGGTAAGATTGATATCGCCGGGCGCCATCACCAGCGTGCCGTTGATCGTCCCGCTCTTGGGAAAGCTGACGACGATGCCGCCCGGCCAATGCGCCAGCGTTCCAGGCCTGTCGGTCCAACCCCACACGCCGACCGTGGACGCACCGACCATGTCCACATCGAGCGCTGTACCGGCTTTCGAGGTGACCCGCATCCGCTTCGTCCCGCGCAGCATCTTCGCGGCTGCGCGAACGCGCTTTTCGAGCGCGGGGTCCGGCACCATCCGCTCCAACGCCTCTGGATGCTCGTTGGAGATCACCAGGATGCGCGCGCCGGCCTTTAGAATCTCGGGCGTCTCCGCCGCGTGCATCAAACCCTCGATGGTGCAATCCACCACAAAACCAGCCTGTTGAAGCGCCGTGATGACCGGGCCAAGCTTCTGGATCGCCTCGCTCGCTCCCGTCGAACGAACCGGAACGATATTCCGGTTCCGCGGCGTCGGCATCACCACGTGAAACGGCCGCGCGCCCATGCGCAGCAGCGCGAGTTCCGCCAGATGCACGTTCAGCGCACGCGACTGAGTTTCCGAGAGGATCGCCGCGGTATCGCCCGGCTTGACGGCGCAACGCTCAAAGATCTCGCAAAACGCGTCGATCCATTTTGCCTCGATGCGATCAGCCAGCATGATTCACTCCCGGTCTCCTGGTTTCCTGTCAATCAGATCACGCCTCGGGGAAGCCCCGTAAGAGGTATGATCGCACGGCGCCCAACAAGCCGTTAAGGACCAATCCCAGCAGCGAGATCGTGATGAGCGGCACGAACATGTCGACCGCCTGGAAAGTGCGGGCCGCTGTCACGAGAACGTGGCCAAGGCCGTCCGTCGACGTGATCATCTCGGCCAGAAACACCACGATGCAGGAAATGACAAGGCCGATCCGACAGCCGGTCAGGATCGACGGCATTGCCGCCGGCAGCACCACCTTGAACAGGATTTCGTAGCGCGGCGTTCCCGCCGCCATGGCCGACCAAATCAGCTTTTGCTCGACGGTCGAAGCTCCGTAGTAGGTCGACAGCAGAATGGGAAAGAGCGCGTCGGCAGTCACCAGAGTGATCTTCGATCCGTGGCCGAAGCCAAGCAACAGCAACAGCGCCGGATAGAGCGCGACTTTCGGCAATGGCGCCAGCACGCGCACGATCGGTCGAACAATGGCGTTGATTGTTGGACTGGCGGCCGCCGCAATGCCGATACTGACGCCGAGGACAACTGCAATTGTGAAGCCCGCGAATAGCCGGATCAAGGTCGCTGCGATTTCCTCCTGGAATGTCCAAGTCACGAGCTGCTGGAGCAGCCGGCTGAAGACGACACCCGGCGGCGGCAGCAAAACCGCGGGCGCGACACCGAATGACACCAGGCCTTGCCACAGTGCAATCACCAGCACGATTGGCGCGAGCCCGAAGATGACATTGGCTGGGAGAAAGCGTGACATCATGAAAAGCTCAGTGGCATGTCGAACTGAGGCTCAGACCAACGCACCAGTCTTGCACGAACACGCTCGAAGATCGCATCGATACTGATGCCCATCGCACCGACGATGATGATCATCGCATAAACCGTGTCGTATTGACCCATGTCGAGCGCATTGAACAGGATGTTCCCGGCTCCCGATTGCCGCGCGATCATCTCGCTCGTGATCATCGTGATCAGCGCCAGCACCAGGCCGGTGCGGCACCCCGTCAGAATTTCCGGCAGCGCCGCCGGCAACACAATCCGGATCAGGCGCTGGAAGGGCGAAAGCCCCATTGCCGCGCCCGACCACAGCATCTTTTCCTCAACGGCTTTGGCTCCTTGAAAGCTATGAAAGATGACAGGCAGACTGACGCCGAGAAAGATCACCAGGGTCTTGGTGATGTCGCCGACGCCGAGCCACAGCATGATGATGGGCATCAGCGCCGCTTTTGGTACCGGATAAATCACCATCAGCAATGGATTGAAGAAAGCGGCGACCGCTCGGCTGCGACCCATCAAGAGGCCAAGCGGAATCGAGACCGATACCGCTACGCCAAACCCGATCGCCATGCGGCGTAGCGAGGCCAGGATATTGATCAGAGATTCCTTGTCGCCGAGAATATCCGGAATCGCGCGGATCGCTTCGATCGCCGTCGGAAAGCTGTCGCTCTTCAGCGCAAATGACGCAACCTGCCAAACCATCAGCAATCCGATACACGCCAACACCGGCGCAGCGCGTTTTACCAGGGCAGCCGGTGAGATCATAAGGGCGATCCGGCTTCGTCGCTTTCGTCGAACATGCGCTCGATGTCGACGACATATTTCTGGTAGCGCGGATCGAGCAACAGCTCGTTGCGGCGCCGCGGCCGCGGCAGATCGATATCGATGACCTCCCGAATGCGGCCGGGCGACTTCGACATCATTACGACCTTGTCCGAGAGAAAGACGGCTTCGTCGACCGAGTGAGTGACGAACAACACCGTCTTGCGATCGCGTTCCCAGATATTCAGGAGATCGTTCTGGAGACGCGTGCGGGTATGAGCGTCGAGCGCCCCGAACGGCTCGTCCATCAACAGGACTTCAGGATGGTAGGCAAGGGTCCGAGCCAGCGCGACGCGCTGCTTCATGCCGCCCGACAGTTCCTTCGGATAGAAATTCTCATAGCCCTTGAGCCCGACCATCTCGATCAGCGCGCGGCTCTGTGCTTCTGCCTCTGCGGCTCGCACACCTTGCTGACGCGGGCCATACATCACATTGCCCAGCACGGTCTTCCACGGAAACAGCGCGAACTCCTGGAACACCGGCCCGCGATCTGGACCCGGGCCTGTGATCGCCCGCCCCTTCATCCTTGCCGCACCGCTGGTTGGCCTGACAAAGCCACCGACGATATAAAGCAGCGTCGACTTGCCGCAGCCAGACGGACCGAGAATGGAGACGAACGCCCGCTCCTCGATCATCAGGGAAATATCCGATAGAGCCAAATGATCCTTGCGCGCCGAGGTCTGGAAGACCTGCGAGACGCTGTCGATCTCGATGATCGCAGAAGCCGGCTCTTGTGACTTCACCGGTTTCACCCATTCGCTCGATCTCGAAGGCACTACCTTCATCCCGTCTCTCGCTTCACTCACACGCGAACGTCAAGCAACCCATCCGCTGAGCGACCTCCATCGGCGGCGCCAGCTTAGCAAGAACCTGCCAGAAGGTCGCTGTTCTGCACGCGCGCGAGTTATCAGTCGAACCACGGCCACTCCGCTGGTCCCTCATGCGTCACGGCTCCGCCCGGAGCCTGGCCGACCAAACGCGCATATTTCGCCAACGCGCCGGCGCGATGGCGCGGCGGGCGTTGCTTCCAATCGCGCCGGCGTGTGGCGAGTTCCTGCTCATCGACTAGCAGATCCATGCGGCGGCCAGCTGCATCAATCCGGATCCTGTCGCCATCGCGGACGAGCGCCAGCGGACCGCCAACGAAGGCCTCCGGGGACACATAGCCGATACACATGCCACGGGTCGCTCCGGAGAACCGGCCATCCGTGATCAGGGCCACCTTCTCGCCCATGCCCTGGCCGTAAATCAGCGCGGTGACACCGAGCATCTCACGCATGCCAGGACCGCCCACCGGCCCTTCATTGCGGATCACCAAAACCTCGCCCGCCTTGTAGCTGCGGTCGCGAACAGCCGCGACGCAAGCCTCTTCATCTTCGAAGACGCGCGCCACGCCTTCGAAGAGCAGGCTCTTCAAGCCCGCGACTTTAATGACTGCACCATCGGGGCAGAGATTGCCCTTCAGGACAGAAACACCACCGTCAGGCATGATCGGCGCGCGAGCCGCGTAGACGACCTCGCCATCGGGCGCATTGGCCGCGCCATATTCTACTGCGAGTGTCCGGCCCGTGATGGTCAGGCAGCTGCCATCGATATGCCCGCTCTGGATCAATTCGCGGATCACAACGGCAGCACCACCGATGTCGTAAACATCCTTCGCCGTGTACTTGCCCCCTGGCCGCAAGTTTCCGATCAGCGGCGTCCGGGCAAAGACTTCACCGACATCGTCGATCGTGAAGGAAATGCCGGCCTCGTTCGCGATCGCCGGCAGATGCAGCGCGGCATTGGTCGAACCGCCCGTCGCAGCGACGATCGCGGCACCGTTTTCCAGGGATTTCCGCGTCACGATATCGCGCGGCAGCGGCCCGCCACGCTCCAACATTTCCATGATCAGCCGCCCTGCGCGACGCGAGATCTGCGCGCGCTCGGCATAGACACCGGGCACCATGGACACGTTGGGAATGGTCAGGCCCATGGCCTCCGACACCATTCCCATGGTGTTCGCGGTGAACTGGCCCGCGCAGGCACCGATGGTCGGCAGGCAGGCGCGCTCGATCCGTTCGAGTGTCGCAGCGTCGATCTCTCCGGTCATGAAGCTGCCGACTGCCTCGTAGGAGTCGAGGACGGTCAGCGTCCGTCCATCCACGCGGCCCGGCAGCGAGCTTCCGCCATAGATGAAGATCGAAGGCACGTTGCAACGAACCATACCCATCATCACGCCCGGAAGCGTCTTGTCGCACCCGCCGTATCCGATCAACGCATCGTAGGCGAGGCCATGGACGACAGCCTCGATGGAGTCGGCGATCAACTCCCGCGAAAACAGGGAGAACTTCATCCCCTCGTGATTCATGCTGATGCCGTCGGACACCGAGATGGTCGAAAATTCGCGCGGCGTCCCGCCGGCATCCTCAATCCCGGTCTTGGCCGCAGCCACCTGGAAATCGTGGGTCATATTGCAGGGCGTCTGCTCGCCCTTCATGCTGACAATGCCCACCATCGGCTTGGCAATAGCCGCGTCGTCCAGCCCCATGGCACGCATGAAGGCACGATGCGGAGCCCGGTCGAGGCCGTCAGTGGTTATCCGTGATCGCAACTTCTTCATACTTGCATCATCTTCATGCAATGTCCCGCACATGGCGGGACACTGCGACGTCGTTGATTCTGCGAACCGCTCTATCGCCTATTGTAACGGCGCGACGATGGTCGGGTGCTTGAACTGCGCGACATCCAGTTTCGGCAGCATTCCCGTGTCCGCGTAAATGTCCAGCATCTTCTGGATTGCAGGGAAGTTCGGTGCCGCACCGGGATCGCGACCGAAATCGTTGTCCTTGAGCAGGTAAGTATCAAGTACCGGAACGGGAGCCTTCAGCACCTCCGACACGACCTTCAAGGTCTCTTCCCGGTTCGCGAGCGCCTTCTTCATGCCCGACGTGATGTCGCGGACATAGGCCTTGACCAGATCAGGATTCTTGTCGACGAAATCGGCACGGCAGGCTTCCAGAATGTGCACGATGTTCGGCATGGCCTGCGACAGCGAGAACAGTTTTCTGATTCCGCCCTTCGCCTCCGCGCGTGCCGCAAACGGCTGGTTCATATTGACTGCATCGACCCGGCCCTGGCGCAACGCATCCTCAGAGACTGCAAAGCCGACCTCAACCAGCTTGATGTCCTTGGCGGGATCGATGCCGTTCTGCTTCAAAAGCAGGTTGAACGGGCCTTGCGTCCCGCCGCCGATCACGGAAATCCCGACCGTCTTGCCCTTGAGATCTGCAATCGTCTTGATTGGCGAGTCATCCTTGACTGCCCAGTAGACCGAGAAGCCGCCGGGTTTCTCGAAGACGTGTTGCGCCACGATGTAGGCCTTGAGATTGCCGCCGACCACACCGTTGGCGAGCGAGAGCGGTGCCTGCGTCGCGCAATCCAGAGCACCGGCCGCCAGTGCCTGCGTCATTGGCGCGGTGCCCTGAAACTGGGTCCATTCGATGTTGTAGGTCTTGCCGATATCGGGGAATTCGGCCGGTCTGCGCATCATCCAGTATTTGGATTCTTCGGCCGGGATGGTCCAGCCCACGCGGATCGTCTGCTGCGCCCGTGAGGGGCTCGCGCCTGCGACCAGGGCCGTCACGGCCCCTATTGCCAGCATCCAAGTCGAAACTGCCCGCATCGTGCCCACTCCGTTGCTCCGGCGCCGACCGACGCCACCCAACCCGACCTGCCCGAATGTTTCATGGTTCAAACAATCAGGCAAGCCATGCAAGCCGGCCGGTTTCGTTGCGGGATACGTTCTGTATGGTGCGCAGCGGTCGCACCGCGTTGCGCCGCGATAGAAGGAGGCAACCTATGGCTGATGCGAGCAAGGCAAACCCGCAAGGCGTCGAGAGGCTCGGTTATCTCGGTCTCGGACTGATGGGCACGCCGATGACCCGGCGCCTGCTCAAGGCCGGCCACCACGTCAGTGTCTGGAACCGCTCCGAGGGCAAGGTCGCTCCGCTCGTCGAGGCCGGCGCCAAGCGCGCGGGCACGCCTCGTGACCTGCTGACGAGTTCCGACATCGTCTTCATGTGCGTGACGGATGCCGGTGCCGTCGAAGAAGTGATCTTCGGGGCGCAGGGTCTTGCAGCCGCTCCAGGCGCGGGCAAGCTCGTTGTCGATTTCTCGTCGATTCATCCCGACGCTGCACGCGAATTGGCGGCGCGATTGAACGCTGCAAATGGCGCAAGCTGGATCGATGCCCCGGTGTCTGGCGGGACCAAGGGCGCCGAAGAAGGTACGCTCGCCATCATGGCCGGCGGAGAGACGGCCGACATTGAGCGCGCTCGGCCCTATGTGCTGAGCATGGCCCGCAGGTTCACCCACATGGGCCCGACCGGCGCTGGCCAGACCACGAAGCTCTGCAACCAGGTGATCGTCGGATGCGCAATGGCCGTGCTTGCGGAAGCCACGCGCCTTGCTGCGAATGCGGGAATTGACGCGAGCCGGCTGCCTGAAGCGCTTGCCGGCGGCTTTGCGGACTCGATCCCGCTCCAGCTCTTCGTGCCCCGCATGGTCCAAGGAATCCACTCGCCGCCGCTCGGCCACATCGCGACGATGCTGAAGGATCTCGACACGGTCGCCGATGTCGCCCAAGCGACGTCAACGCCGGTGCCGATGGCAACCCTCGCCGGACAGATCTTCAGGCTGGCCAAGGCTGCACGGGGCGCAGACGCGGACGCCCTCGAAATCTACAAGCTTTCGGCCACAAACCGCTGAACCGGCCTAACGAGATTTCTTGCTCTCGTCGTCGACCACAAACCGGCCATACGTCCCCAGCGCAAACAGCAGCGGCTCTCTGGCGTTGTAGGCATAGGCCTCGACTGCGCCGAGAAAGATCACGTGATCGCCGCCATAGTACCGATTGACCGAGCGGCACTGAAAATTCGCCACACTCTCGGCAAGCACCGGCGCGTTGCCGAGGCCCGGCGTCCAATCCACGCCGGCAAACTTGTCTTCGGACGATTTCGCGAATTTGTTTGCAAGCGCCTGCTGCGAGGTTCCCAACACGTGCACCGTGAAATGGGTGGCGTTCTGAAACACGGTCAGGCTCGATGAGTAGGCTCCGAGGCTCCAGAGAACCAGAGGAGGATTCAGGGAGACCGACGCAAACGAGTTGCAGGTGATACCATACGGCTTTCCATCAGCGCCTGCGGCTGTAATGATCGTGACGCCCGTTCCGTAGGTGCCCAGCGCCTTGCGAAAGTCACGCGGGTCAATCTGCGAGCTGTCGCTCGCGAGTTCATTGGCTGGATCAGGAGCAGGCGGCTGCTTTGGCAGATCATTCATCGGCCGGCCTCACAAGGTGAGATTCTCGGACGGCAGGCCGAGAGCCACGCGTCCATAGTTGGTTCCGGCCGCATCGAAATTGAATGCGAGGTGCGAATTGATCGCGTGCGCATCGCGGAACTGCCGCTGCAACACGCCCGTCGTGAACAGGCCGCGTGCACCACTCGCCGCGAACAGCATCGAGACGGCATCCGTGCATAGATTGACGGCGAATGCCCCATCACGTCGGTATTTGGTCTTGGTGATCATATCGGGTGTGTGGCTGCGCCGAGCGTCCTCCATCGCCTCGGTGCAGGCGGAGCGCATGATGAGGCGCGCAGCATCGATCTTGGCGGAAGCTTCCGCGATCTTGATTTGCGTGCTCTGGAAGTCGCTCAACTTGGCACGGTTGTATGTCGAGATGCGGTGACGTGCGACTTCTGCATAGTCGTCCAGGCATGCCTGTGCATTCCCGAGCGCGACACCGGAAAGAACATAGGGAAACAGCGAAAACACCGGCAGCGCGTACAGCGGGTTGGGGTTTACTTTGCTGCCGGGCGTCGCGCCGCCCGCAAGATCCCCCACCGCGACCGTCATATGATCGGGCACGAACGCATCCCTGACTTCGACATCCGACGACCCGGTGCCGCGCAGCCCCGCGACGTTCCAGGTGTCGAGGATATTGTAGTCAGTCTTCGGCAACAGAAAGATACGGTATTCGATGCCGTCGGCTTCATCGTCGGACGAGACGACGCTTGCGAGCATGTTCCACGCGCACGAGCCGACGCCCGATGAGAACGGCCAGCTTCCGCGCAGCCGGTATCCGCCCTCAATCTTACTGGCGCGACCGGCGGGGAAGATGAAGGACGATGCGATCAGCACGTCCGGGTCCTTGCCCCAAACGAGATCCTGTGCGCGCTGCTCGAACATGCCGAGCATCCAGTGATGGCTCGCCAGATTGGTAAGATTCCAGGCCACCGATGCGTCGGCTCGTCCCAGCAGCTCGGCGCAGTCGATCAGGGCGACGTATTCGAGTTCGGCGCCGCCGACGCGCTTCGGCTGGAGCATCCGGAATAGGCCGGCATCGTGCAGGTCCCGCTCGGTCTCCGGCGGCAGGCGCCGCAGCTCCTCAGTGCGGGCAGCGCGCTCCCGCAATTGGGGCACGAGGGACCGGGCCTTGGCGATCATCGTCTCATAGGCTCGTTCGCCGGAGACTGTCGCTTCCGGCCGACCCATGCTCGGCTCCTGACCAGGCACCATTCGTGTTCCTCACTCTCACATATTTATGCGGCGGGAACCTTGCCAAATCAAGCTGGTGCCGCGCTCAATCCGATGCTGCGGTCTTGCGCAGCCCGAACACCCCTTTTTGGGCCAAGGCCGCAATCCGCTTCTCGTCGTAACCGAGCGTCTCGCGCAAGACGCCTTCGGTGTGCTCGCCCAGCAGCGGCGCCGCCACGGGGTCAATTGCCGCCGTCAGGCTCATGCTGATCGCCGGCTCGATGTTCGGCACCCACTGCGCCGTGCGATGCGGGATCCGGCTCAGGCGCGCGCGTTCCCGTGCTTCGGGTGCATTGAAACCTTCTTCGACCGTGCGGAGATAGCCGACCGGAATATTGGCGAGCTTCATCTTCGCCATCCAGTTCTCGAGCGTGTCGCCGGCGAAGACCTCCGCAATGGCCGCACGGAGGAGCTCCTTGTTCTCGGAGCGCGCCTTGCGCGTCGCGAATTGTGCGTCGTTAATGAGATCCGGACGATTCAGCACCTCGATAACCAACCGTCGATATAGCCGGTCATTGGCGCAGGCCATGTAAAGCGGACCATCCGATGCCTCATAGACGCCGACGGTCGGCGACCCGCTCGGCGAATTGCCGAACCGTCCGGGGTTCTCGCCGTTGATCAGATAGGCCATCCCGTAAAAGCCGGTCATTCCCATGGCAACGTCGAAGAGCGCGACCTCGACATGCTGGCCGCGGCCGAGTCGGTCCCGCGCCAACAGCGCCAGCAGAATGGCATTGCAGGCCGACATCCCCGTTGCCATGTCGACGATTGGTGGTCCGGTCCGAACCGCAGGACCATCCGCAAATCCGTTCAGCGACATGAATCCGCTCTCGGCTTGCGTGATGGGATCAAAGCCCGGACGTGAGGCGAACGGCCCGGTTCGCCCGTAGGCCGAAATCGAGCAATAGATCAGCCGCGGGTTGAGTGGCGCGACGGACTCATAGTCGAGGCCGAACTTCTTCATGACCCCACTGGAGAAATTCTCAACGACGACGTCCGCCTTGCGGATCAGATCCAGCGCGACCTCACGCGCCTCAGGCACGGCGAGATCGAGCGCGATACCGGCTTTGTTGCGGTTAAGGCTGAGATAGGCCGCGCTTTCCCCGCCGATCTCGGCATGCTCATAGGCGCGCGTGTCGTCGCCACCATCAGGGTTTTCGATCTTGACGACGCGCGCACCGAAATCGGCGAGCGTTTGGGTGCAGGCGGGACCTGCGACCACGCGCGTGAAATCGACAACCAGCAGACCATCGAGCGCGGTCGGTCTTTCGGCCGCTCGCGACGGCCGCTCCGGCAATTGAGGCTTGGTGGACATCCCTGGCGCTCCCTTACATCGGCTTGTGCTCGCCGAATTTTCTGCAAGCAAACTTAAAGCCCGGCGGAGCCGGCTTCGCAAGTGCTTCAATAAACGCCCTCCAATACGCAAAAAGGACCCGGCAGCGGTCAAGCTGCCGGGTCCTTGTGCATGCCAGGTCAGCAATGCCGCACCCGCGTCGGCGCGCCATATCTGACGATACCAAAAGCACCTTCCGCACCACGGGAGTACTTAGCGAAGCTGCCTTCGCCAGTAGAGGGTGTGCGACCAGGCCCACGGCACCTCGGGCTCGTAGAGCTGATAGCCCGCCTTGATGAAATTATTCGCAGAGGCGAGATTGTCGGTCGTATCGGATACAATGCCGTCCCACCCGACACGCCGTCCTCGCGCCTCGATCGCTCGCATCAGCCTGAGCTGAAGTCCCCCGCCCCAGTGACGCTCCAAGACGCCGACCCTGGAAAAGTAGCCGCTATTTCGCGCATAGGTGGACGGCACGACGCCCGCAAAAGCGACCGCATCGTCTCCTTGATAAGCAAGCCACCACGTTCCGAAATCGAACTCCGGCATCGGCGCAGCGTCGAAGAATGTCAACCGATGCAATTCAGCCAATGTGTCGGCAACATCCTCATCTGACGCATCGGCCATACGAATGGTGTACATGGCATTGACTCATCGAACGGAGATCGGCCGTCTCCCGGCGTCGCGGCCACGAGATGTTCACTTGCTCAGCACGACCTTCACGCCGAGCCAGACGGCACCCATCAGGCCGGTGGCAATCACCGTGATTACAGCTTTGAACGTATAGCTCTGCGCCTGTTCTACACTCTTGCGCCACTTCCTGAGATGGATGAAGTCGGCGCGAATTTCGTTGCCCACCCACTGCACCACCCAGATCGTGAAGGCATCCGCGGCCGCGCCCGCGCCGCCGATATCGATGAAGGCACGCAGCGGCAACAGTGGATCGGCCGACACTTTGCCGATTCGCCCCTGGACGCGCGCCTCCGACAACAGCGAAGCGAAATACGCCCCCTCGAAGGCACGCGCATAGTCGCCTTCCCAGATGTGGTCGTAGCGCTCCGGATAGAGCTTCTGGTCGAGCCGACGCTCCTCATCCAGCACGTCCGGAAACCACGGATTGTCGCGCCAGTTGGCTTTCACCAGCACCGCGCCTTCCGGCTTTCGCCCACGCA
Coding sequences within:
- a CDS encoding NAD(P)-dependent oxidoreductase is translated as MADASKANPQGVERLGYLGLGLMGTPMTRRLLKAGHHVSVWNRSEGKVAPLVEAGAKRAGTPRDLLTSSDIVFMCVTDAGAVEEVIFGAQGLAAAPGAGKLVVDFSSIHPDAARELAARLNAANGASWIDAPVSGGTKGAEEGTLAIMAGGETADIERARPYVLSMARRFTHMGPTGAGQTTKLCNQVIVGCAMAVLAEATRLAANAGIDASRLPEALAGGFADSIPLQLFVPRMVQGIHSPPLGHIATMLKDLDTVADVAQATSTPVPMATLAGQIFRLAKAARGADADALEIYKLSATNR
- a CDS encoding acyl-CoA dehydrogenase family protein, producing MVPGQEPSMGRPEATVSGERAYETMIAKARSLVPQLRERAARTEELRRLPPETERDLHDAGLFRMLQPKRVGGAELEYVALIDCAELLGRADASVAWNLTNLASHHWMLGMFEQRAQDLVWGKDPDVLIASSFIFPAGRASKIEGGYRLRGSWPFSSGVGSCAWNMLASVVSSDDEADGIEYRIFLLPKTDYNILDTWNVAGLRGTGSSDVEVRDAFVPDHMTVAVGDLAGGATPGSKVNPNPLYALPVFSLFPYVLSGVALGNAQACLDDYAEVARHRISTYNRAKLSDFQSTQIKIAEASAKIDAARLIMRSACTEAMEDARRSHTPDMITKTKYRRDGAFAVNLCTDAVSMLFAASGARGLFTTGVLQRQFRDAHAINSHLAFNFDAAGTNYGRVALGLPSENLTL
- a CDS encoding CaiB/BaiF CoA transferase family protein, which translates into the protein MSTKPQLPERPSRAAERPTALDGLLVVDFTRVVAGPACTQTLADFGARVVKIENPDGGDDTRAYEHAEIGGESAAYLSLNRNKAGIALDLAVPEAREVALDLIRKADVVVENFSSGVMKKFGLDYESVAPLNPRLIYCSISAYGRTGPFASRPGFDPITQAESGFMSLNGFADGPAVRTGPPIVDMATGMSACNAILLALLARDRLGRGQHVEVALFDVAMGMTGFYGMAYLINGENPGRFGNSPSGSPTVGVYEASDGPLYMACANDRLYRRLVIEVLNRPDLINDAQFATRKARSENKELLRAAIAEVFAGDTLENWMAKMKLANIPVGYLRTVEEGFNAPEARERARLSRIPHRTAQWVPNIEPAISMSLTAAIDPVAAPLLGEHTEGVLRETLGYDEKRIAALAQKGVFGLRKTAASD
- a CDS encoding flavin reductase family protein, producing MNDLPKQPPAPDPANELASDSSQIDPRDFRKALGTYGTGVTIITAAGADGKPYGITCNSFASVSLNPPLVLWSLGAYSSSLTVFQNATHFTVHVLGTSQQALANKFAKSSEDKFAGVDWTPGLGNAPVLAESVANFQCRSVNRYYGGDHVIFLGAVEAYAYNAREPLLFALGTYGRFVVDDESKKSR
- a CDS encoding ABC transporter substrate-binding protein, translating into MRAVSTWMLAIGAVTALVAGASPSRAQQTIRVGWTIPAEESKYWMMRRPAEFPDIGKTYNIEWTQFQGTAPMTQALAAGALDCATQAPLSLANGVVGGNLKAYIVAQHVFEKPGGFSVYWAVKDDSPIKTIADLKGKTVGISVIGGGTQGPFNLLLKQNGIDPAKDIKLVEVGFAVSEDALRQGRVDAVNMNQPFAARAEAKGGIRKLFSLSQAMPNIVHILEACRADFVDKNPDLVKAYVRDITSGMKKALANREETLKVVSEVLKAPVPVLDTYLLKDNDFGRDPGAAPNFPAIQKMLDIYADTGMLPKLDVAQFKHPTIVAPLQ
- a CDS encoding GNAT family N-acetyltransferase, giving the protein MYTIRMADASDEDVADTLAELHRLTFFDAAPMPEFDFGTWWLAYQGDDAVAFAGVVPSTYARNSGYFSRVGVLERHWGGGLQLRLMRAIEARGRRVGWDGIVSDTTDNLASANNFIKAGYQLYEPEVPWAWSHTLYWRRQLR